The proteins below come from a single Harpia harpyja isolate bHarHar1 chromosome 2, bHarHar1 primary haplotype, whole genome shotgun sequence genomic window:
- the THEGL gene encoding testicular haploid expressed gene protein-like isoform X1, with protein sequence MMSSWIRELAEPKKAACTNDPRLVWGNQETIWTLSWRAVTAQPSPRTVALAKPKQDFGKNQCRSLFLYSCGRESTIWERPLLVDFGFPSDQLLKLSEPKKYEAAYLQQRPRQSPEWPISPAALSYKASPRILELARPKALHPEFLLAREVPTKVTNAAALARASSRLQRLAEPRVRKVTCCYERSFPESVIRPVSKLAQEAIASPRTLELARAKRLHPDYVPLQDAEWPVTKAAKRTVATPRLVELAQPCRRPPMGSAQFNPDAFTVKETAKKATCSAQIQELARPIKR encoded by the exons GCTCGTGTGGGGAAACCAAGAGACAATCTGGACCCTCTCGTGGCGTGCTGTGACAGCTCAACCATCCCCAAGAACAGTGGCACTGGCCAAGCCCAAGCAAGATTTTGGCAAGAACCAGTGCAG ATCTCTCTTCTTGTACAGCTGTGGACGGGAATCAACAATCTGGGAGCGTCCCCTGCTAGTGGATTTTGGCTTCCCTTCTGATCAGCTGCTGAAGTTGTCTGAACCAAAAAAATATGAGGCTGCTTACCTGCAGCAAAG ACCTCGCCAGTCCCCTGAGTGGCCCATATCACCAGCTGCACTGAGCTACAAGGCCTCCCCACGGATCCTGGAGCTTGCCCGACCAAAGGCGCTGCACCCAGAGTTCCTGCTGGCCAGAGAG GTGCCAACAAAGGTTACAAATGCTGCAGCCTTGGCCAGAGCATCCTCGCGGTTACAGCGTCTCGCAGAGCCCCGGGTCAGGAAGGTGACCTGTTGCTATGAGCGCAGCTTTCCTGAATCTGTCATTCGTCCG GTTTCCAAGTTGGCTCAGGAAGCAATTGCAAGCCCTCGGACCCTGGAGCTGGCTAGGGCAAAAAGATTGCATCCTGACTACGTGCCCCTGCAGGATGCTGAGTGGCCAGTGACGAAGGCTGCAAAGCGCACGGTGGCCACGCCAAGGCTTGTGGAACTGGCCCAGCCCTGCAGAAG GCCTCCTATGGGCTCAGCTCAATTCAACCCAGACGCGTTCACAGTGAAGGAGACTGCTAAGAAGGCAACTTGTTCTGCTCAGATCCAAGAACTGGCTCGCCCGATTAAGCGCTGA
- the HOPX gene encoding homeodomain-only protein, which produces MATEKPVTPTEEQLEILEYNFCKVNKHPDPTTLCLIAAETGLSEEQTLKWFKQRLAEWRKSEGLPSESGSVRD; this is translated from the exons ATGGCCACGGAGAAGCCAGTGACTCCCACTGAGGAGCAGCTGGAGATCCTGGAGTACAACTTCTGCAAGGTGAACAAGCATCCTGACCCCACCACGCTGTGCCTCATCGCGGCCGAGACCGGGCTCTCCGAGGAGCAGACCCTG aaatggTTCAAGCAGCGCCTGGCAGAGTGGAGGAAGTCTGAAGGGCTGCCCTCAGAAAGCGGGTCTGTCAGGGACTAG